GTCGACATAAAAATGCTCCtgtcagaaaaaaataataaaattgttTTCTTGGCCTCCTCATATGTCAGAAAAATGCATAATGTTCTTGATTTGTTGTACAGTTATTCTAGTGCATGAGGAGGGTTCCTGTTGGgtgctgctgctctctgctcagGCAGTGATGGGCATGTTGTCCCTGTAGCAGGCTGGCCTCTGGGGAACGCTGTAGCTGCACAAGTCCTGGTAGATGCGAGCCATCTGCTCAGACGCCACTTCATCACACATCTCCAGGTTGGGGTTGTTGCTGTAAGCCTGGGTGCGACGCATGTTCATCGTGTCCAGCATGTGCTGGCAATTCACCATGGTGATCTGTCACAAAACCCAAAAGCAAGTGCTTTGTTAAATAGAGCATTTACTGATGAGGTGTAAAGACTGGAGTTTCAAATTTGCTTACACATGTTATGATTTTATGAGTATTACCTGCACAATGATCAGTTTGTTCTTAGCACTGCTGATGTCATTGAGCTCCTCTCCAAAACACAGAGTCACTGTGGGATCAGGAGCAGGAATCTGACCCTCCTGATACAGCTGTAGAGCTGGAACATCAAAGATAAATGGACAACTGTATTAACAACCTTGCCAAACCATTACTCCCGCACCGTTGGTTTCTTAAAGCACTGACATGAAATGAATGTTAGCCATTGATTTTGCCTCTTTCATATTGTAACATCCTGATAAGCAAAGAGCCTCACCTTGAAAAAACCTTCCCGTGTCAAAAATCTTGACCACAGCATCCCTCTCAAGTTTACCGGGCATGGGGTTATATTGTGAGCCCACTTCTCCCAGCCCAGTCCAGAAGATGCGGCTCTGGCACAGCCTCTTGATGAAGATGCCCTCTTGGTTTGCACGGACCAAGACGCCCCTCTCCAGGTGGCCCAGGAGCTTGCGCGTGACGTAGCGCTGCTTGTCGTACTCAATGATCTCAGCCGGGGGGAAATGAATACTCTGCATGCTGTCTGAGCTGTAGAGGGCGCCACGAGCCAGGAGCTGCGGGGAAATCCGGCAGCCTTCGGGATGAGTCACATGCGTGTTCTGCACAACCTTCCCCCCATAGTAGAAAGTGATCATCATTTGGGAAAAAACTGGAGAGGAAAGGAAAGATATTGTCAAAGATTGATTTCACAATTGATGTCAAGATTTATGAAATGAGAATATCATATTATGACATTTTCATGGATAACGAGTGAATACCTGAGCTGAGGGTGCCGGACGGTAAAGGGTCCTGATGCAGTGAGAAAGCTGTGAATTacagaaggaagaaatgagtttggacttttttttttttttcttcctgtaacCAGGGTGGACGCAAACACATTGTCATGTCATCGCTTTGCTGCATCATCAGAAATAGCATTCCTCTAGCACGATCTTACAAAAATTAATTAAGTCAGCAAATCTTAACAGGATGTTAGTCAACTCTTCCATTGCAGAATTCAACAGTCAAGCAAATAGCCTCTGTTTAGTTTAGCCGCCATGGCGAAAACTATTTAAGTTTTCCATTGAGGTTATTTTTCAAAGAATCCAAATTGCATCTCTCGGAAATACAAAACTGCCTCACGTGaaggttggaaaaaaaaagagaaaaaaactgaaatggaCGGGCAGACTTAGAAAAGGTGTGAAAACCTTAACTAGAAAACAATGTAACATGCATGGAAAAGGTTTTACCATTGATGCTGCCCTGGGACCAATATTCTGGACTCGCCTGGATGCCGCAGCCTTCCTCCTGCAAAAAGACAACACTTTAATAGGGTGCTTTCAACACAACTCTTTTTTCAACACAACTCTTTTTACATACTGCACAGCTGTGCATGTGCGTGGCAGCAGGTgttatgcagaaaaaaaagtgagaCAGCTGAGTTGTATTTAAGGTGAAGAACATCTAGAAGCTGCAAGTCTGAAGTAAAATTCACCTCTTTCATGAACTCCTCTATTTCTGCAGGACTGCAGTCCATGTCTGTGATGTCGCCTGAGCTGCTGGTGGCTGCCATGGCCATTGAGCTTTTGCCATCTGTtagtggaagaagaaaagaagagtgTGAACTTTTCCACCTGTTTATCTCATCTACACTTTCAATTCTCTGGCTCTAATTATGACAAATTGAATCGTGCAAAGTGCATCGCACTTGCAAACAGTCTCGCCATAGAAATAGGCCTACGTTGAGCAGTTTTTGGAACAAGTGTGCATAACCAATAACCAAAACTCACGTTTCTGCTCTTCCTCGGGCACAATGCGGTACACTTTGTAGGGCTCAGAAATGTCCAGCTGTGACCTCTCCGTCACCTCCTCGAAGTCTGGACTCTTGTTGAGCGCACAGCGGAGCCTGGTCTTCCACGTCGCAGGCTCAGCCCTGTCCCCTTCTTTAAACTTGCCTTTAAACACAGCCCAGGCCTGCgcagggaagaaaaaaataggaaaaaaaatttgaaaaaacatgGAAATAATTCGTTTAATTTAGAGTGTTGTGCTCTAAATAAGAATTTCAACGGGGCTACAAAATCACGCCGACTTTTTCTGGTGCGCATAGCGCGCTGCGTAAAACTAAAACCACCTTGCGGCGATTTTTCTAAGGAATAGGCAAGGAAGCACTCAAACCTTGAAAATCGACGCGTCAACTTCTTGGTTGTAATCCTGTTTTCCTGCGTGTTTCCATGGAATTCGAAACATGGTGCGGGTTTCATCCTCCCACTGGAGTCCGGAGTATTGTCCGCTTTGGATCTGCTCAATCAGCCACTGTTTCAGCCTTCGACCTCCTGAGTTTGACATCTTGATAAAGTTGTTTTATCCCCCGTTGAATAGTTGACTTTAATGAAAAAACATACAATTATGATTACTATATAATTTACATTTAACAAGAATACAATTTTGCCTTTATCAAACTGCGTTTTACAAATGCCACTCATATTGGAAATCAAAAGTAAAAGCACTTACAGTTGGATAAGAAGACGAGCTCCTGGGACTGATGATGATAGATGGCTTACTGACAGATGCAATTAAGTGCGTTCTCCACGGCACACGTCTTTATTGTGTTCCGTGCCATGAATGAAATACTTGAACGGGCAGGACTTAGAAGCTCTACCTACGTGCGACCAATGGGTGGATCGAGGCTCCAACAGGACTGCCCATCCAGGAAGAGTTGTTCTGTGAACCGAGGGTATTTACAAGAAATGGCCTGACACGGGTGATGGTTATAAAGCTGCTGCCCACGCCAAATACGCAGACGCGCAGTTGTGATACAAACCTGAAGAGTCACAAGTTACTGTGTTGCTACTGCGGGGGATTTCTGCGCTCCCCAGCGTGGAGACAATGCGCCCCTTTCACGTCCACTCACCTCTGACGCGAAACCTCAAAACGTGCACTTTGCAGGTTTGCTGTAGGTGTAATGATGTCTAATCTGGTTGAAAAAAAGCAGACTCAGACACGTTCTCTGTTGGTTTTTGAGGAGGTGGTACGAGATCAGAGATCAGAAGACCAGCGCAGTGTAGTCTTTTGAAGCCCGCATTTGAAAGAAGGAATCAGTTTGATATTTGGATTAGACTACCAACCACCAATCTTCATGTTTCCTTTTTAAGACCCAAAGCCTAACTTTCCCTTTATTTAAATGGATTAATTCAATGAATCaagtatttataaataaagcgaaaatatgaaaaatgtcTATGCTTTGCCTTCTTATTTTTGAGAATGATCATCATTTTGGTATTTTCATTTAAATCACGAAATTAATCAATTTATCAACAAATGGCAAAATACTGAACAGATAACTTTGGTTTATTTATGCAAACGGATCATAATTTCCATTATCTTATTACTGGTTAAACAAATCTGTTCAACAAACTATTCAACTATTCAATATTCCCTCAATGTGTCATAAGCAATACATTTAAATTAACATACAATCACAGGGTGGTGCTCACCACACAAGACATCTATGATGCAGTCTCGAAGTGATGAAATGGTAAAGGTTGTGACATTGggtaacataaaaaaatatttcaaatttgCTAATAAAAACATTCTTCTTCATTAGCTTTTTATTGGCTAATTTGACCTATCTTATCAATTATATTAGCACCAGTAACCAAAGGATGTTGAGTAGTTATACAGCTCATGCTTTGGCTTCCTAATGCTGGTGAGAACCTCTTTGATTGAGTTAGAACAATCTACTTATACAGTACTACCGTTAGTTTGGTTTTAAACATGAACATGGCACTGATATGTGCACATTCTACAATATTTAGTCCTTTATGGATGCGTCAAAGGCATTCTctcaaataaaagataaaaccaTGTTGTAGCATGAAGCTGAAAGAAATGTCCCATGGTTTCCTTGTGAGAatcctgttttatttgtttgtttgttttgttagcATTTTTAGCTCTTTTTGGAATGAGTAACATGGGGAAAGTTTAACATCGGCCCCTTTTTGTATGAGTAATGCTGTGTAACAGggaaatacattttcttcttctctcaatAGTTATGAGGCTAATATGTACCACATTATAACGTGCAGATGATTTAACACATTTTCTGTCATTTTGGAGCTTCACTTTGATTCATATTGGTTCCATGAAACTGCAGTTCTgctgtaataataatgatgacgataataacaataatgataataataacaataataacaaatccCTATCGATTTATGGCAGAAAATGTTATGCTGTGGTTCCACTCTAGGAGCAGACAAGCGGAGGCATTGAAAATAGGCTGGTGTTTAAAAGTGTTCTCATTTAACTCACTTTTGTCTGAGTGTAGTACCTGAAGccaatgatttatgtttaaaCGGGCTTTCATTTGCATGGAGCCAAAAGTATTATTGAAAGTATTGTGTCCTTAATAAAGATTGGATGAATGTATGAACGGATGAATTATGAGGGACTATTTGCAGCCAAAGTTCCAGCAAGCTTACTGTATAAGTCTAAATGTATTCTGTAATTCCAGAGTAGACATAACTTTTCCTTAGTCCTGCATGGGATCACGGTCTACCTCAACATGCCAACCTGTAACAGCTAATTCAAAACCTCTTTTTGTCATCCATGAAATTTATATAAGCACTTAAATGTGTACATTTTAACATGATATTCAACTATATTTCATTTAAAGAAACGTGCCACTTATGTGACAGTTGTACAGATGTTATCAGTGAACTCCACTGGCCTCTCAGTTGGAATGAATTTAAAGGTCACGTTGTACTTCCTCATGCTGATTCAGTATTTCTGTACTTCAAGATAAGTAGATGCATGaaattttaatgaaaaacagGACATTTGTCATTAGGTTGGAGCAAAAGCAGAATATTTTCTGTTGATTTCACTGAACCTATGAATAGCTGTTGTTTTGAACTGCAGAAGTAATCATTCTTTACATTTGGTTATGTTTTTACTTACATATTTTATCTTCACTTATGTACGCAGACACTTGTCAAGGTGCTATAGAGCagatttatttgtaattaaatCTTTATGTCAATCAATACAGCTCATTATAAAAATACattaggaaaacaaaacaaaaaaaaacaaagtataCAAATTAATCACAAATCACATAATTTTATAACAGAAATTCTATAAGAATTCCATAAAAGTCAGTTttaacacaattaaaaaaaacaaagctttaGTAAAATCAGGAAGACTTTAGTATTTGGACTTCAGATCAGAATTAAACTCACATTATAGATTATATAGCATTTTATAGAGCCTGTTCCATTTTACCTGACGGCTCAATTTGACAGACTTAAAATGTAAGCATTACTAATTGAGTTGGGTTTATTCTTAATATTCCCATTCTCTCATGGCAGTCTTTACAGCCCTGAGGGCAGCTAAAGCAGATTACCAGTAGATGGCTGAAGGGACACAAGTAACTATGGTTCTTCGTGTCCCTTGACGGCTGCCAGCTGAAAGTAGAGATGCGATCCTGGATTTGACTGTAGAGATTTCTCaatgtcctcatttcagttttgttttctttttttttataagaatAAAATACAGAAGGAGTTTCTGGGAAACCCAACACAACTACCCATCAAAATTCACTTATGTGAAGTCCATGGGTGGTTGTTATTTTTCATAAATATGAGTTTTATTGAAATATGAACCAAAtgaggaaaaataataatattcctACTTTTAGGAAATGTCAGTAGTTTTAAGACTTGGCAGGTGAGACGTCAACCACAGTGGGTTGAACATCAGAATGTGCATGATCTCATTCCTCCAAAAACACATCATCTTCATAAGCTGCAATACTGATTAAAGAGTTTACTTCCAAGCGCTTGAACCGCACTGCCAATCAGTAGTCaaaatattttaataatttggcagttttttttatttatttcatcacTGTAGTGACATATGTAAGTTAAACGGTTCATTATAGCATCACTCGAGCCTACGGGGGCCCAGTAGAAAACTGGAGACGTAAAgactcaaaaagaaaacaaacaaacaaataaaccctAAGGTAGTGAGGTGTTTACAGTAAGGCATCTGTGGACACTGATACCCCTATTGTGGCTATACTCAGTTAGTGGCAGGTACATGTAATAGATAAATCTGTAGCACAGTTGTAAATCAACCTCTGTGAGTCAAGACTGTGAGCCAAATACAAATGCagtgaaaagagaaaagataCTCTGGGGTGGaagtctttttttccttttttaagttGACCTTAATGGCCTTAATGCTGAAGACAGCTTTGAGGTTTATTTAGAAGAGCGTACAGAAGACTAACTGAAGACGGAACCGTTTCAAGTGCTGCCTTCAGGATGATCAGAGGTGGCTTGCTCTCTGATCGAGGGCTGATCTCCTCCTCTCCTTTGGCTCTCCTGCTGCTCCGTGTACAGTGTCAGGAGGGCTTTCACCTGCTCCTGGTCATTGAAGGGACTGGGACGGAAATTAGACCGTAGCCAGTCTCGAAACTGTGGACATAAAATGAAACAGGAGACCTCATGAAACACATTAATCACTGTTAGTTAACCAATGTCAAACTACTTCACTGTGTTGAATGCAAATTCAGGCACATTGTGTTGCAGACTTTGGGGTGTAGAGATTTTTGTTCATATGACCCAGACTGCAAGTGAGAATACCATAAGTGACCTGATGgcaaaaacagtttttctgcatcattgTAAGCTGACTGAAATGACATATAATCAAAAGATATCTTAACACTGCTGGCAGTGGAATAAACAATAGCTTCAGATTATATCATGTGCACTCTGCCGCAACTTTTCATCTAAtgcttagttttttttgtttttttttcaagtaatAAAAGAGGATCTACAATCTCTAAAATAATGTTCAGCAATTACCCACTTTTTGTGcaatatcttaaaaaaaaaagtgaaagtctAACTGAAAGTAATACATTCATCTTCCTGAAATTTGTATTCTCACATCAATTCACAAGAGTAGAAAATTGACTCATAACATCAACgcatagcaacaaaaaaaaagacaaagatcaaAAGCTGTTGAGATAGAAATCATAGATATCATAATCTTAACATCTGCTCTATACAGTGTCATTTTGACAGAGAATATGAATCTTCCTCAAAAGCCACAAAATACTTTCAAGTGTTTAACATACTGTAGTAGAGAAAAATGCATCAACCGGAAAAACAATCTGTACCGGGATCATTTCAGATGACGCTCTCGCCAAGCTGCCTCATCTGAGGAGCAACGTTagagtagaaaaaaaataaagctcaTGGCCCAACatcaaaagaaaagcagaaagaTATACAGGTGTCATTTAGTTATTGATTACCTAGGTAATTCCATTTTTAGTTGCAGCAAAATTATCTGAAGTGCAATGTAAAAGCTTCAACATAATTTCTAAAAAAGGGCAGCATATAAAGAAGTAGTGGTTTTCTATTAACTGTACCAGCGGAGTTTACAATTGCTGAGGCAAAAAGCACTAAGAATTCAATTCTTAATCAGTCATGTGTCTTTGAATATCTTTGATAGTGGGACTGGGGTTTGTGTTGAACTTTAGCAGCATTTACCTTGACTACAGCAATTAAACAGGTTTTATCATCCTCACTAAGCTCATTTATTACAGAGGCACCTGGATAGCGCAGTATCATTTACACACACCTTGTTATGACACGTTTTAAGTGTCGTTGCATTTGTGCTATATGGCACAGTTGCCTCATTGCTGGTTTAGGATCCTTCACTTTCTATTTGAGACACATGGGAAAATCACAAATACAGAAAACACATTTCCCTTTAAATCCTCGAAATCACAGCAAGGTCTACAACAATGAGcaatttttttcagtcatgttGCAAGATGCTGACAGTAATGTTAAACACGTGATGAGCAGCACCCAAGCTAATGCAATCCAAGCAAACCCCCTGCAGTTCCCCTTCTCTACTTCATTATTCTATTAGGTCAGCCTCATTGTCAAACAGTGGCTTATTAAAGGTCTTCGCTGATCTATATGACTAAAATGATATATAATATTGAAGGCTATAAAGAACCAGTTGTAGCCTGCTCCTGTTTTTACAGTCATAAAATACTGTAGAGATAAAACCTGtgtgttaaaaataaaagactaagtggtggtattttttttaacgtaCAAATGAATCAATTAAGTCCAGATTTTACTGACTTCTTCTCCCACTAGGATTGTAGGCTATGGAAGTctattgatccatccatccatccatccatccatttcccgctgcttatccggaaccgggtcgcggggacagcagtctcaacagagatgcccagacttccttcaccccagacacttcctccagctcctccgaggggagtctgaggcgttcccaggccagccgagagacatagtctctccagcgtgtcctgggtcttccccggggtctcctcccggagggacatgcctgaaacacctccttagggaggcgtccaggaggatccgatacagatgcccaagccacctcagctgactcctctcaatgtgaaggagcagcggctcgactccgagctcctcccgggtgatcGAACtcctctctaagggagcgtccagccaacctgcggaggaaactcatctcggccgcttgtatctgcgatcttgtcctttcggtcactacccaaagttcatgaccataggtgagggtaggtgcgtagattgaccggtaaatcgagagcttcgcctttcgactcagctccttcttcaccacgacggtccggtacaccaaccgcataactgcggacgctgcaccgatccgtctgtcaatctcacgctccatcgttccctcactcgtgaacaagaccccgagatacttgaactcctccacctgaggcaggacttctccacccacccggagaaggcacgccacccttttctgatggagaaccatggcctcggttttggaggtgctgattctcatccctgccgcgtcgcactcggcctcaaaccgccccagcacatgctgaaggtcccagtCAGAtcaagccaacaggacaacatcatccgcaaaaatcagagatgaaa
This genomic interval from Cololabis saira isolate AMF1-May2022 chromosome 2, fColSai1.1, whole genome shotgun sequence contains the following:
- the irf8 gene encoding interferon regulatory factor 8, which encodes MSNSGGRRLKQWLIEQIQSGQYSGLQWEDETRTMFRIPWKHAGKQDYNQEVDASIFKAWAVFKGKFKEGDRAEPATWKTRLRCALNKSPDFEEVTERSQLDISEPYKVYRIVPEEEQKHGKSSMAMAATSSSGDITDMDCSPAEIEEFMKEEEGCGIQASPEYWSQGSINAFSLHQDPLPSGTLSSVFSQMMITFYYGGKVVQNTHVTHPEGCRISPQLLARGALYSSDSMQSIHFPPAEIIEYDKQRYVTRKLLGHLERGVLVRANQEGIFIKRLCQSRIFWTGLGEVGSQYNPMPGKLERDAVVKIFDTGRFFQALQLYQEGQIPAPDPTVTLCFGEELNDISSAKNKLIIVQITMVNCQHMLDTMNMRRTQAYSNNPNLEMCDEVASEQMARIYQDLCSYSVPQRPACYRDNMPITA